The DNA sequence TTATCAACGTCACCATCTCTTCTCGGTATCAAGTGTATATGGCAATGCATTATAGATTGACCTGCAATTTTTCCAGCATTTGTACCAATATTAAATCCTTTTACATTAACATCTTTACTTAGAATTTCATTTTTAACTATTTGGATAAGATCATTGCAAGCAATCAATTCATCATTTGTCATGTCAAAATAATCTTTAATATGGCGCTTAGGAATTATTAAACAGTGGTGATCAGAAACGGGATAAGAGTCGTAACTTGCATAAGCAAGATCATTTTCATGGGCAATACCGCTTTTTTTTGAGTCACAGAATAAACAAGGATTGTTAGGATCTCTCATATTTAAATTAGAGTATTATATATTTTTCTAAGTTTATTAAAGGAAACATTATTTTGACTTTTCCATTTTAATTCATCTATTTTTGATACTGATGTAACTCCCTTTCCTGATCCAATAAGAATTATTTCTTCATAATCATTAATTTCTTTAATTGATACATCTTTGAAATTAATTTTAACTTTTTTACTTAGAAACTTAAGTGTGTTTCCAAAATAACAATTCTTTTTTGGAGAAAATATTTTTCCATTTTTTACAAAAACTAAATTTGAAGTACCAGTTTCTAATATTTTATTGTTTGCAACTAAAGCAATATCGAATTTAGATGAGTCAACTTCACTAAGTTTTGCTAAAATTTTTTTGTAATAAAGATTTTTATAATTTGGCTCAACTCTTTTATATTTAAATAATAAAAGACTAAAATTTTTTTTAAGTTTTGGTCTTTTTCTTATAGATACAGATATTATTTTTTTATTTAAAGCAATTCGAAATAAATTGTCGGGACCTTTGTAGAGTGTATTTTTCTTAATTAGATCAAAAATAATATTCTTTAAGTTTTTTTTTCTAATTTCATATTTTTTTGTAGATTTAATTAAATTTTCAATATGTGGTT is a window from the Candidatus Pelagibacter ubique HIMB140 genome containing:
- a CDS encoding HIT family protein; protein product: MRDPNNPCLFCDSKKSGIAHENDLAYASYDSYPVSDHHCLIIPKRHIKDYFDMTNDELIACNDLIQIVKNEILSKDVNVKGFNIGTNAGKIAGQSIMHCHIHLIPRRDGDVDNPQGGVRSVIPNKQHYKRKP
- a CDS encoding aminotransferase class IV, giving the protein MVTLLLKKSYQLSNLKEVSFKDLWGSRGVFTTMRMVGKPSKLILLKPHIENLIKSTKKYEIRKKNLKNIIFDLIKKNTLYKGPDNLFRIALNKKIISVSIRKRPKLKKNFSLLLFKYKRVEPNYKNLYYKKILAKLSEVDSSKFDIALVANNKILETGTSNLVFVKNGKIFSPKKNCYFGNTLKFLSKKVKINFKDVSIKEINDYEEIILIGSGKGVTSVSKIDELKWKSQNNVSFNKLRKIYNTLI